In Streptomyces thermolilacinus SPC6, a single genomic region encodes these proteins:
- the qcrA gene encoding cytochrome bc1 complex Rieske iron-sulfur subunit, which translates to MSSQEISEESLPSEQDTAHGKALAENPFADPGLPPHKPRVQDIDERAAKRSERTVALLFTTSMLATVAFIASFVIFPVEKIVYVWPLGHVSATNLSLGLTLGIALFCIGAGAVHWARTLMSDEEIADDRHPIEAPAEVRAKVMADFAQGAEESAIGRRKLIRNTMFGALAMVPLSGLVLLRELGPLPEKKLFHTSWEKGKQLINMNTMEPLRPEDVAVGSLTFAMPEGLSEEDHDFNTKIAKDALMIVRIQPEDIKDKRELEWSHDGIVAFSKICTHVGCPISLYEQQTHHVLCPCHQSTFDLSDGARVIFGPAGHALPQLRIGVNDKGNLEALGDFEEPVGPAFWERG; encoded by the coding sequence ATGAGTAGCCAAGAGATTTCCGAAGAGAGCCTGCCGAGCGAGCAGGACACCGCGCACGGCAAGGCGCTAGCCGAGAACCCGTTCGCCGACCCGGGGCTCCCGCCCCACAAGCCCCGCGTCCAGGACATCGACGAGCGGGCCGCCAAGCGCTCCGAGCGCACGGTCGCCCTGCTGTTCACGACGTCGATGCTGGCCACGGTGGCCTTCATCGCCTCGTTCGTGATCTTCCCGGTCGAGAAGATCGTGTACGTGTGGCCGCTGGGCCATGTGAGCGCGACGAACCTCTCGCTCGGCCTGACGCTGGGCATCGCCCTCTTCTGCATCGGCGCCGGCGCGGTCCACTGGGCCCGCACGCTGATGTCGGACGAGGAGATCGCCGACGACCGTCACCCGATCGAGGCTCCCGCCGAGGTCCGGGCCAAGGTCATGGCCGACTTCGCCCAGGGCGCCGAGGAGTCCGCGATCGGCCGGCGCAAGCTGATCCGCAACACGATGTTCGGCGCGCTGGCCATGGTGCCGCTCTCCGGTCTCGTGCTGCTGCGCGAGCTGGGTCCGCTGCCCGAGAAGAAGCTCTTCCACACGTCGTGGGAGAAGGGCAAGCAGCTCATCAACATGAACACGATGGAGCCGCTGCGTCCCGAGGACGTCGCGGTGGGCTCGCTCACCTTCGCCATGCCGGAGGGCCTGAGCGAGGAGGACCACGACTTCAACACGAAGATCGCCAAGGATGCCCTGATGATCGTCCGGATCCAGCCGGAGGACATCAAGGACAAGCGCGAGCTCGAGTGGTCCCACGACGGCATCGTCGCGTTCTCGAAGATCTGCACCCACGTGGGCTGCCCGATCTCCCTGTACGAGCAGCAGACCCACCACGTCCTCTGCCCGTGCCACCAGTCCACCTTCGACCTGTCCGACGGCGCCCGCGTCATCTTCGGCCCTGCCGGTCACGCCCTTCCGCAGCTGCGGATCGGCGTCAATGACAAGGGCAACCTCGAGGCGCTCGGCGACTTCGAGGAGCCGGTCGGTCCTGCATTCTGGGAGCGCGGATGA
- the qcrC gene encoding cytochrome bc1 complex diheme cytochrome c subunit → MKKLSARRRHPLAAVVVLLLALAATGGLYAAFAPASTAQADETAQSLAIEEGKKLYTVGCASCHGTGGQGTSDGPSLVGVGSAAVDFQVGTGRMPAQQPGAQVPRKKNIYTQAQIDQLAAYIASLGAGPITPTEKQYSVEGADIANGGVLFRNNCAQCHNFTGKGGALTEGKYAPSLDGVSEKHIYEAMQTGPQNMPSFPDTTMPEKEKKDIIAYIKAVNGDETPSPGGFALGGLGPVSEGLFGWIFGLGSLIAVAIWVAAHTAKAKKS, encoded by the coding sequence TCTCCGCACGACGACGCCATCCGCTGGCGGCGGTCGTCGTCCTACTTCTCGCGCTGGCGGCCACTGGGGGGCTGTACGCCGCGTTCGCACCCGCGAGCACGGCACAGGCCGATGAGACCGCCCAGTCCCTCGCCATCGAGGAGGGCAAGAAGCTCTACACCGTCGGCTGCGCCAGCTGCCACGGCACCGGCGGTCAGGGCACCTCCGACGGTCCGTCCCTGGTCGGCGTCGGCTCGGCCGCCGTCGACTTCCAGGTCGGCACCGGCCGTATGCCCGCGCAGCAGCCGGGCGCCCAGGTCCCGCGGAAGAAGAACATCTACACGCAGGCCCAGATCGACCAGCTCGCGGCGTACATCGCGTCGCTCGGCGCCGGTCCGATCACCCCCACCGAGAAGCAGTACAGCGTGGAAGGCGCGGACATCGCCAACGGCGGCGTCCTGTTCCGCAACAACTGCGCCCAGTGCCACAACTTCACCGGTAAGGGTGGCGCACTCACCGAGGGCAAGTACGCGCCGAGCCTTGACGGCGTCAGCGAGAAGCACATCTACGAGGCCATGCAGACCGGCCCGCAGAACATGCCCTCCTTCCCCGACACGACGATGCCGGAGAAGGAGAAGAAGGACATCATCGCGTACATCAAGGCCGTGAACGGTGACGAGACCCCGTCGCCCGGCGGCTTCGCGCTCGGCGGCCTGGGCCCGGTCAGTGAGGGCCTGTTCGGCTGGATCTTCGGGCTGGGTTCGCTGATCGCTGTTGCCATCTGGGTCGCGGCCCACACCGCTAAGGCCAAGAAGTCATGA
- the qcrB gene encoding cytochrome bc1 complex cytochrome b subunit, producing MSTANDTKRKAPAGERVADWADGRLGIYSLAKANMRKIFPDHWSFMLGEICLYSFIIIILTGVYLTLFFHPSMNEIVYHGSYVPMQGVRMTEAYASTLDISFDVRGGLLIRQIHHWAALIFLAGMFVHMMRVFFTGAFRKPREINWLFGFLLFVLGMFTGFTGYSLPDDLLSGTGVRFTQGAILSVPIVGTYLSMFIFGGEFPGHDMVARFYSIHILLLPGIMLGLVVAHLILVFYHKHTQFAGPGRTNKNVVGMPLLPVYMAKAGGFFFLVFGVIAIIAALFTINPVWALGPYRPDMVSTGAQPDWYMGFAEGLIRAMPGWEINVWGHTFVLGVFLPLVLFGVMLAAIAVYPFIESWITGDKREHHILDRPRNAPTRTALGVAWITGYMIMLIGGGNDIVATYFHLSINAVTWFVRIFFFLGPVIAFIVTKRICLGLQRRDRDKVLHGRETGIIKRLPHGEFVEVHEPLSQAQLHALTAHEQYAPAEIGPTVDENGVERKPTAGQKLRAKLSKGYFGEGNQIPKATAEEYKEISAGHGHH from the coding sequence ATGAGCACCGCAAACGACACGAAGCGGAAGGCGCCCGCCGGTGAGCGGGTGGCCGACTGGGCGGACGGCCGGCTCGGGATCTACTCCCTGGCCAAGGCCAACATGCGGAAGATCTTCCCGGACCACTGGTCCTTCATGCTGGGTGAGATCTGCCTCTACAGCTTCATCATCATCATCCTCACGGGTGTGTACCTGACGCTGTTCTTCCACCCGAGCATGAACGAGATCGTGTACCACGGCTCGTACGTGCCGATGCAGGGCGTCCGGATGACCGAGGCGTACGCCTCGACGCTGGACATCAGCTTCGACGTCCGCGGTGGTCTGCTGATCCGTCAGATCCACCACTGGGCCGCGCTGATCTTCCTCGCGGGCATGTTCGTGCACATGATGCGCGTCTTCTTCACCGGCGCGTTCCGCAAGCCGCGTGAGATCAACTGGCTGTTCGGCTTCCTGCTGTTCGTCCTGGGCATGTTCACCGGTTTCACCGGCTACTCGCTCCCGGACGACCTGCTCTCCGGCACCGGTGTGCGCTTCACGCAGGGTGCGATCCTGTCCGTGCCGATCGTGGGCACGTACCTGTCGATGTTCATCTTCGGCGGCGAGTTCCCCGGCCACGACATGGTCGCCCGGTTCTACTCGATCCACATCCTGCTGCTGCCGGGCATCATGCTCGGCCTCGTGGTGGCGCACCTGATCCTGGTCTTCTACCACAAGCACACGCAGTTCGCGGGTCCCGGCCGCACCAACAAGAACGTGGTCGGCATGCCGCTGCTGCCGGTGTACATGGCCAAGGCCGGCGGCTTCTTCTTCCTGGTGTTCGGTGTCATCGCGATCATCGCCGCGCTGTTCACCATCAACCCGGTGTGGGCCCTCGGCCCGTACCGCCCGGACATGGTGTCCACCGGCGCCCAGCCCGACTGGTACATGGGCTTCGCCGAGGGTCTCATCCGTGCCATGCCCGGCTGGGAGATCAACGTCTGGGGTCACACGTTCGTCCTGGGCGTGTTCCTCCCGCTGGTCCTGTTCGGCGTGATGCTGGCCGCGATCGCGGTCTACCCGTTCATCGAGTCGTGGATCACCGGCGACAAGCGCGAGCACCACATCCTGGACCGCCCGCGCAACGCCCCGACGCGTACCGCGCTGGGTGTCGCCTGGATCACCGGCTACATGATCATGCTGATCGGCGGTGGCAACGACATCGTCGCCACCTACTTCCACCTGTCGATCAACGCCGTCACCTGGTTCGTCCGGATCTTCTTCTTCCTCGGACCGGTCATCGCGTTCATCGTCACCAAGCGGATCTGCCTGGGCCTCCAGCGCCGCGACCGCGACAAGGTGCTGCACGGCCGTGAGACCGGCATCATCAAGCGGCTGCCGCACGGTGAGTTCGTCGAGGTCCACGAGCCGCTCAGCCAGGCGCAGCTCCACGCGCTCACCGCGCACGAGCAGTACGCCCCGGCCGAGATCGGCCCGACGGTGGACGAGAACGGCGTCGAGCGCAAGCCGACCGCCGGGCAGAAGCTCCGCGCCAAGCTCAGCAAGGGCTACTTCGGCGAGGGGAACCAGATCCCCAAGGCCACGGCGGAGGAGTACAAGGAGATCAGCGCGGGCCACGGCCACCACTGA